The Paraburkholderia sp. SOS3 genome includes a region encoding these proteins:
- a CDS encoding S41 family peptidase: protein MRKNLKTIGLIAAGLATGVFATLQLSASAQQTPVPASSPLPLDQLRLFAEVFGQIKHEYVEPVDDKKLLTAAIKGMVSSLDPHSSYLDKTDYEELQEQTKGRFAGLGIEISQEDGLIKVISPIEDTPAFRAGIRPGDLITRINDKPVRGMTLDKAVKQMRGDPGTKVTLTIFRKTDDRTFPLTVTRAIIKVKSVKSKILAPGYAYIRITSFQERTVPDLAAALQDIARQQPNLKGLILDLRNNGGGLLQSAVGVAGAFLPPDSVVVSTNGQIPDSKQVYRDTYDNYRLSSFDGDPLKGLPPIFKTVPMIVLTNAYSASASEIVAGALQDQHRALIVGKTTFGKGSVQTVRPMTADTALRLTTAYYYTPSGRSIQNKGIRPDIAVDQYADGDPDDALVTREVDYSNHLANTQDPNEKKEQEEREQERMDQLRLLEEQNDKKTPEQRQKDRDRKPVEFGSNDDFMLQQGLNKLEGKPVVESKSLMERRLAQNKPAQSASAPVAVKPALPVTPGASGPGAAAPAPASAGATSSSSK, encoded by the coding sequence ATGCGAAAGAACCTGAAAACTATCGGCCTGATCGCCGCGGGCCTTGCTACCGGCGTTTTTGCTACCTTGCAACTTTCCGCCTCGGCCCAGCAAACGCCCGTCCCCGCGTCCAGTCCCCTGCCGCTCGACCAGTTGCGGCTCTTCGCCGAAGTCTTCGGTCAGATCAAGCATGAATATGTCGAACCCGTCGACGATAAAAAGCTGCTGACGGCCGCGATCAAGGGCATGGTGTCGAGCCTCGATCCGCACTCGTCGTATCTCGACAAGACCGACTACGAAGAGCTGCAGGAACAGACCAAGGGCCGTTTCGCAGGTCTCGGCATCGAGATTTCGCAGGAAGACGGCCTCATCAAGGTGATCTCGCCGATCGAAGACACGCCGGCGTTCCGCGCCGGCATCCGTCCGGGCGACCTGATCACGCGCATCAACGACAAGCCCGTGCGCGGCATGACGCTCGACAAGGCTGTCAAGCAGATGCGCGGCGACCCGGGCACCAAGGTCACGCTCACGATCTTCCGCAAGACCGACGACCGCACCTTCCCGCTGACGGTGACGCGCGCGATCATCAAGGTGAAGAGCGTGAAGTCGAAGATTCTCGCGCCCGGCTACGCCTACATCCGTATTACGAGCTTCCAGGAACGGACAGTGCCGGATCTCGCCGCCGCGCTGCAGGACATCGCGCGCCAGCAGCCGAACCTGAAGGGCCTGATTCTCGATCTGCGCAACAACGGCGGCGGGCTGCTGCAAAGCGCGGTCGGCGTCGCCGGCGCGTTCCTGCCGCCCGATTCGGTCGTCGTTTCGACGAACGGCCAGATTCCGGATTCGAAGCAGGTCTATCGCGACACCTACGATAACTACCGCCTGTCGTCGTTCGACGGCGATCCGCTGAAGGGTCTGCCGCCGATCTTCAAGACGGTGCCGATGATCGTGCTGACCAACGCGTATTCGGCTTCGGCATCGGAAATCGTCGCTGGCGCGCTGCAGGATCAGCATCGCGCGCTGATCGTCGGCAAGACGACGTTCGGCAAGGGTTCGGTGCAAACCGTGCGGCCGATGACCGCCGACACGGCGCTGCGCCTGACCACGGCGTACTACTACACGCCGAGCGGCCGTTCGATCCAGAACAAGGGCATTCGCCCCGATATCGCGGTCGATCAATACGCCGACGGCGATCCGGACGACGCACTCGTCACGCGTGAAGTCGATTATTCGAATCACCTCGCGAATACGCAGGATCCGAACGAGAAGAAGGAGCAGGAAGAGCGCGAACAGGAACGCATGGATCAGCTGCGTCTGCTCGAAGAGCAAAACGATAAGAAGACGCCGGAACAGCGTCAGAAAGATCGTGATCGCAAGCCGGTCGAGTTCGGTTCGAACGATGACTTCATGCTGCAACAGGGGCTCAACAAGCTCGAAGGCAAGCCCGTCGTGGAATCGAAGTCGCTCATGGAGCGCCGTCTCGCGCAGAACAAGCCGGCGCAATCGGCTTCGGCGCCGGTTGCGGTGAAGCCGGCGCTGCCGGTCACGCCGGGCGCGTCGGGCCCGGGTGCCGCGGCGCCCGCACCGGCGTCGGCCGGTGCGACGTCGAGCAGCAGCAAGTAA
- a CDS encoding HesA/MoeB/ThiF family protein codes for MNDEQLLRYSRHILVDELGIEAQQRFLDAHAIVVGAGGLGSPAAMYLAAAGVGQLTLVDADTVDLTNLQRQILHVTASVGRRKVESGRDAIARLNPDVKVHAVTERVDDAWLARAVPSATVVLDCTDNFATRHAINRACVAHRIPLVSGAALRFDGQISTFDLREDASPCYACVFPEDQPFEEVACSTMGVFSPTVGIIGAMQAAEALRVIAGIGTPLVGRLMMLDSLRMEWTTMRIARQPDCAVCGERHGSGVGDGVGSGAQSASRGAA; via the coding sequence ATGAACGACGAACAACTGCTCCGCTATTCCCGCCATATCCTCGTCGACGAGCTCGGCATCGAGGCGCAGCAGCGCTTTCTCGACGCGCACGCAATCGTCGTCGGCGCGGGTGGCCTGGGGTCGCCGGCCGCCATGTATCTGGCGGCAGCGGGCGTCGGGCAACTCACGCTCGTCGATGCCGATACGGTCGATCTGACCAACCTGCAGCGGCAGATCCTGCATGTGACCGCGTCGGTCGGCCGCAGGAAAGTCGAGTCGGGACGCGACGCGATCGCACGCCTGAATCCCGATGTGAAAGTGCACGCGGTGACCGAGCGGGTCGACGATGCATGGCTCGCTCGCGCCGTGCCGTCGGCGACCGTCGTACTCGACTGCACCGACAACTTCGCAACGCGCCATGCGATCAATCGCGCGTGCGTCGCGCACCGCATACCGCTCGTCTCCGGCGCGGCATTACGTTTCGACGGCCAGATCAGCACGTTCGATCTGCGCGAAGACGCGTCGCCGTGTTATGCGTGCGTGTTCCCGGAAGACCAGCCGTTCGAGGAAGTCGCGTGCTCGACGATGGGCGTGTTCTCGCCGACGGTCGGCATCATCGGCGCGATGCAGGCAGCCGAAGCGCTGCGCGTGATCGCCGGCATCGGCACGCCGCTCGTCGGCCGCCTGATGATGCTGGACTCGCTGCGCATGGAGTGGACGACGATGCGAATCGCGCGGCAACCCGATTGCGCGGTGTGCGGCGAGCGGCACGGCAGCGGCGTTGGAGATGGGGTTGGGTCCGGCGCCCAGAGCGCTTCACGCGGCGCGGCATAG
- a CDS encoding rhodanese-like domain-containing protein: MTFFTDYSNLVLIAAALISGALLLWPMIARRGRGGLSAAQATQLINRRNAVVVDLRPAAEFAKGHLPSARHVELAELQAKVGQLVKNKSNPVLLVCQTGQHSNKAARIVRDAGYAEVHVLEGGVNAWQQAGMPVVKQGAAK, translated from the coding sequence GTGACGTTTTTCACCGACTACTCGAACCTTGTCCTGATTGCGGCCGCCCTCATCTCTGGAGCGTTGCTCCTGTGGCCGATGATCGCTCGCCGCGGCCGCGGCGGCCTGTCCGCGGCGCAAGCGACGCAGCTCATCAACCGTCGCAATGCCGTGGTGGTGGACCTGCGCCCGGCAGCGGAGTTCGCCAAAGGCCATTTGCCGTCGGCGCGCCACGTGGAGCTTGCGGAATTGCAGGCAAAGGTCGGGCAGCTCGTGAAGAACAAGAGCAACCCGGTGCTGCTGGTGTGCCAGACCGGTCAGCATTCGAACAAGGCCGCACGTATCGTGCGTGACGCAGGCTATGCCGAAGTGCATGTGCTCGAAGGCGGCGTGAACGCCTGGCAGCAAGCGGGCATGCCGGTCGTCAAACAAGGAGCAGCGAAGTGA
- a CDS encoding DUF2244 domain-containing protein, which yields MEATDLLTGSEPVVKDWLMKRNCAVSPRQFVWFYMSLASFSLFIAFLLVLCGAWLVLPFTGIELLAVGVAFAVYARHAVDYERIRLYPNRLVIEQVSAEDVTQFEFNPRWVRVETGATPRDRIKLVSRGETIMIGQHLAQYRRAEFANELRRWLRQC from the coding sequence ATGGAAGCAACCGATCTGCTGACGGGTTCTGAACCGGTCGTAAAAGACTGGCTGATGAAGCGCAACTGCGCGGTCTCGCCGCGGCAGTTCGTGTGGTTTTATATGTCGCTCGCGTCGTTCTCGCTGTTCATCGCTTTCCTGCTGGTGTTGTGTGGCGCATGGCTGGTGTTGCCGTTTACGGGCATCGAGTTGTTGGCGGTCGGCGTTGCTTTTGCGGTGTATGCGCGGCATGCGGTCGATTACGAACGCATCAGGCTCTACCCGAACCGGCTTGTCATCGAACAGGTCAGCGCCGAAGATGTCACGCAGTTCGAGTTCAATCCGCGCTGGGTGCGGGTCGAAACGGGAGCAACGCCGCGCGACCGGATCAAGCTGGTCTCGCGTGGCGAGACGATCATGATTGGGCAGCATCTTGCGCAGTATCGGCGCGCCGAATTTGCGAACGAATTGCGCAGGTGGCTCAGACAGTGTTGA
- the trmL gene encoding tRNA (uridine(34)/cytosine(34)/5-carboxymethylaminomethyluridine(34)-2'-O)-methyltransferase TrmL codes for MFNVVLVEPEIPPNTGNVIRLCANTGARLHLIEPLGFPLDDAKMRRAGLDYHEYAQMHVHRDWDALIAAEAPNPARMFAFTTRGSSPFHSHAFVPGDWFVFGAETRGLSDAVLSRFDAAQRVRLPMRPGNRSLNLSNTVAVVVFEAWRQAGFEGGA; via the coding sequence ATGTTCAACGTCGTACTCGTCGAACCGGAAATCCCGCCGAACACCGGCAATGTCATCCGCCTGTGTGCCAACACCGGCGCACGGCTGCATCTGATCGAGCCGCTCGGCTTCCCGCTCGACGACGCGAAAATGCGTCGCGCGGGCCTCGACTATCACGAATACGCGCAGATGCATGTGCATCGCGACTGGGATGCGCTGATTGCCGCCGAAGCCCCGAACCCAGCGCGAATGTTCGCGTTCACGACGCGCGGCTCGAGTCCGTTCCACTCGCACGCGTTCGTCCCGGGCGACTGGTTCGTCTTCGGAGCGGAGACGCGCGGGCTGTCCGATGCGGTATTGAGCCGCTTCGACGCGGCGCAGCGCGTGCGCTTGCCGATGCGGCCCGGCAACCGCAGTCTCAATCTGTCCAATACAGTGGCAGTGGTCGTGTTCGAGGCGTGGCGTCAGGCCGGTTTCGAAGGCGGCGCCTGA
- the gpmA gene encoding 2,3-diphosphoglycerate-dependent phosphoglycerate mutase translates to MYKLVLIRHGESTWNKENRFTGWVDVDLTEQGVREAKQAGDLLKNAGYTFDIAYTSVLRRAIRTLWHVQDQMDLMYLPVVHSWRLNERHYGALSGLNKAETAQKYGDEQVLIWRRSYDTPPPALDPSDSRAPFDDPRYAKVPREQLPLTECLKDTVARVMPIWNESIAPAIKSGRNVLIAAHGNSIRALVKYLDEISDKDIVGLNIPNGVPLVYELDEALKPIKHYYLGDPEAIAKAQAAVANQGKAG, encoded by the coding sequence ATGTACAAACTCGTTCTCATCCGCCACGGCGAATCGACGTGGAACAAGGAAAACCGCTTCACGGGCTGGGTCGACGTCGACCTGACCGAGCAGGGCGTTCGCGAGGCAAAACAGGCGGGCGACCTGCTCAAGAACGCCGGCTACACGTTCGACATCGCGTACACGTCGGTGCTCAGGCGCGCGATCCGCACGCTGTGGCACGTCCAGGACCAGATGGATCTGATGTACCTGCCCGTGGTCCATTCGTGGCGGCTCAACGAGCGCCATTACGGCGCGCTCTCCGGCCTGAACAAGGCCGAGACGGCCCAGAAGTACGGCGACGAACAGGTGCTGATCTGGCGCCGCAGCTACGACACGCCGCCGCCCGCGCTCGATCCGTCCGATTCGCGCGCGCCGTTCGACGACCCGCGCTATGCGAAGGTGCCGCGCGAACAGTTGCCGCTGACCGAGTGCCTGAAAGATACGGTTGCGCGCGTGATGCCGATCTGGAACGAATCGATCGCGCCGGCCATTAAATCGGGCCGCAACGTGCTGATCGCCGCGCACGGCAACTCGATTCGCGCGCTGGTCAAATATCTGGACGAAATCTCGGACAAGGATATTGTCGGATTGAACATTCCGAACGGCGTGCCGCTCGTCTACGAACTCGACGAAGCGCTGAAGCCGATCAAACACTACTATCTGGGAGACCCGGAAGCGATCGCGAAAGCGCAGGCGGCCGTCGCCAATCAGGGCAAGGCGGGCTGA
- a CDS encoding O-acetyl-ADP-ribose deacetylase gives MLTIDHCTLEARVVDITTLDVDAIVNAANTSLLGGGGVDGAIHRAAGRELLRECETLNGCATGDAKITRGYKLPAKHVIHAVGPVWHGGGRGEAELLVSCYRRSLELAQHARLKGIAFPAISCGVYRYPPDAAVHIAVSTVIDTLPHARSIERVVFACFDDAMFRRYEARLEAGYATRRDQAPPSKPA, from the coding sequence ATGCTCACCATCGATCATTGCACGCTCGAAGCGCGAGTCGTCGACATCACGACGCTCGACGTCGATGCCATCGTCAACGCGGCGAATACGTCGTTGCTGGGCGGGGGCGGCGTCGACGGCGCAATTCATCGCGCGGCGGGCCGCGAGCTGTTACGCGAATGCGAAACCCTGAACGGCTGCGCGACCGGCGACGCAAAAATCACACGCGGCTACAAGCTGCCGGCCAAACATGTCATTCACGCGGTCGGGCCCGTGTGGCATGGCGGCGGCCGGGGCGAGGCCGAACTTCTCGTGTCCTGCTACCGGCGCTCGCTCGAACTCGCGCAACACGCGCGCCTCAAAGGCATCGCTTTTCCGGCAATCAGTTGCGGCGTTTACCGCTATCCACCGGACGCCGCCGTGCATATCGCCGTGTCGACTGTTATCGATACGCTGCCGCACGCGCGCAGCATCGAGCGCGTGGTCTTCGCATGCTTCGACGACGCGATGTTTCGCCGTTATGAAGCGAGGCTCGAGGCCGGGTACGCGACGCGGCGCGATCAGGCGCCGCCTTCGAAACCGGCCTGA
- the grxC gene encoding glutaredoxin 3 — protein MNKVIMYSTQVCPYCQMAERLLKSRGVDQIEKVLIDKDPARRQEMMTRTGRRTVPQVFIGETHVGGYDDLSALDRAGGLTPLLEEVV, from the coding sequence GTGAACAAAGTGATCATGTACAGCACGCAAGTGTGCCCGTATTGCCAGATGGCCGAGCGGCTGCTGAAGTCGCGCGGCGTCGACCAGATCGAAAAGGTGCTGATCGACAAGGATCCGGCGCGTCGCCAGGAAATGATGACCCGCACGGGGCGCCGCACGGTGCCGCAGGTTTTCATCGGCGAAACACATGTCGGCGGGTACGATGATCTGTCTGCGCTCGATCGCGCGGGCGGTCTGACGCCGCTGCTCGAAGAAGTGGTCTGA
- a CDS encoding methyltransferase domain-containing protein translates to MPPSSSHTGRPAYDSRRLRRIFDRRAATFGEVAFLPREIAQRMRERLDYIKVTPAHVLDAGCGAGDDLPVLRQRFPEAPVFGADLSWQMLSRAVHHDVGDTSWRRFLPAALGKALGARGPRFAQADFAALPFSAGAFELVWSNLALHWHSRPDLVFPEWQRVLKVGGLLMFSTLGPDSLKELRGAYAEVEAAHGGSSRAHVIDFVDMHDLGDMLVESGFEIPVMDQETLTITYKSPQSLLADVRRWGAYPFERTAAASGISARRLHHALLAALEARRRADGTIPLTFEVIYGHAWKAVPRMTAEGHGIVRIEDIGRGPSKNR, encoded by the coding sequence ATGCCCCCCTCTTCGAGCCACACTGGCCGTCCGGCCTATGATTCGCGACGCCTGAGGCGCATTTTCGATCGCCGTGCCGCGACCTTCGGCGAGGTCGCGTTCCTGCCGCGCGAAATCGCGCAGCGCATGCGCGAGCGGCTCGATTACATCAAGGTGACGCCAGCGCACGTACTCGATGCGGGCTGCGGCGCGGGCGACGATCTGCCGGTGCTGCGTCAGCGCTTTCCCGAGGCGCCGGTTTTCGGCGCGGATCTGTCGTGGCAGATGCTCTCGCGCGCGGTGCATCACGATGTCGGCGACACGAGCTGGCGGCGCTTCCTGCCTGCCGCGCTCGGCAAGGCGCTCGGCGCGCGCGGTCCTCGCTTCGCGCAGGCGGACTTCGCCGCGCTGCCGTTTAGCGCAGGTGCGTTCGAACTGGTCTGGTCGAACCTCGCGCTGCATTGGCATTCGCGACCCGATCTCGTCTTCCCCGAATGGCAGCGTGTGCTGAAAGTGGGGGGGCTGTTGATGTTCAGCACGCTCGGCCCGGACAGCCTGAAGGAATTGCGCGGCGCGTATGCCGAGGTCGAAGCGGCGCACGGCGGTTCGTCGCGCGCGCACGTGATCGACTTCGTCGACATGCACGATCTTGGCGACATGCTGGTCGAGAGCGGCTTCGAGATTCCGGTGATGGACCAGGAGACGTTGACGATTACCTATAAATCGCCGCAATCGTTATTGGCGGACGTGCGCCGCTGGGGCGCTTATCCGTTCGAACGCACGGCAGCGGCTTCGGGCATATCCGCGCGGCGCCTGCACCACGCGCTGCTGGCCGCGCTCGAAGCGCGCCGCCGCGCGGACGGCACGATCCCGCTTACGTTCGAAGTGATTTACGGCCATGCGTGGAAGGCGGTGCCACGCATGACCGCGGAAGGGCACGGCATCGTACGGATCGAGGACATCGGACGCGGTCCATCGAAGAACCGTTGA
- the secB gene encoding protein-export chaperone SecB, with product MSDENNQPFFNIQRIYLKDMSLEQPNSPAIFLEQEMPAVEVEVDVKAERLADTVFEILVTGTVTAKVNDKVAFLIEAKQAGIFDIRNIPAEQIDPLVGIACPTILFPYLRSNIADAITRAGFPPIHLAEINFQALYEQRLAQIASQNGGAQSGATH from the coding sequence ATGTCCGACGAGAACAACCAGCCGTTCTTCAACATCCAGCGCATTTATCTGAAGGACATGTCGCTCGAGCAGCCGAATTCGCCGGCGATCTTTCTCGAGCAGGAAATGCCGGCGGTCGAAGTCGAAGTCGACGTGAAGGCCGAGCGCCTCGCCGATACCGTGTTCGAAATTCTCGTTACCGGCACCGTCACCGCGAAGGTCAACGACAAAGTCGCGTTCCTGATCGAAGCGAAGCAAGCGGGCATATTCGACATCCGGAACATCCCGGCCGAGCAGATCGATCCGCTCGTCGGCATCGCATGCCCGACTATTCTGTTCCCGTACCTGCGTTCGAACATCGCCGACGCGATCACGCGCGCCGGTTTCCCGCCGATCCACCTCGCCGAAATCAACTTCCAGGCGCTCTATGAGCAGCGTCTCGCGCAAATCGCCTCGCAAAACGGCGGCGCGCAAAGCGGCGCAACGCACTGA
- the ctaD gene encoding cytochrome c oxidase subunit I, which produces MSSIGHDVVAGHEHVHGDHAHGTPTGWRRWLFATNHKDIGTLYLLFSFIMFLSGGVMALGIRSELFEPGLQIMRPEFFNQLTTMHGLIMVFGAIMPAFVGFANWMIPLQIGASDMAFARMNNFSFWLLPVAACLLVGSFFVPGGATAAGWTLYAPLSTQMGPGMDFAIFAVHIMGASSIMGGINIVVTILNLRAPGMTLMKMPMFVWTWLITAYLLIAVMPVLAGAITMILFDRHFGTSFFNAAGGGDPVMYQHIFWFFGHPEVYIMILPAFGIVSQVIPAFARKPLFGYSSMVYATASIAILSFMVWAHHMFATGMPVTGQLFFMYATMLIAVPTGVKVFNWVATMWRGSLTFETPMLFAVGFLFVFTFGGLTGLMLAMAPLDIQYHGTYFVVAHFHYVLVAGSLFGLFAGWYYWSPKWTGWMYNETRGKIHFWSSLFFFNLAFLPMHFVGLAGMPRRYADYPAQFTDWNQVITIGAFGFGLAQVYFLFAVALPAYRGGGDLEKASDKPWEGATGLEWTVPSPAPFHTFENPPTVE; this is translated from the coding sequence ATGTCTAGCATCGGACACGATGTTGTCGCAGGGCACGAGCATGTGCACGGCGATCATGCGCACGGCACGCCGACCGGCTGGCGCCGCTGGCTGTTCGCGACGAACCACAAGGATATCGGCACGCTGTATCTGCTGTTCTCGTTCATCATGTTCCTGTCCGGCGGGGTGATGGCGCTTGGCATCCGCTCGGAGCTGTTCGAGCCGGGCCTGCAGATCATGCGTCCCGAGTTCTTCAACCAGTTGACCACCATGCACGGCCTGATCATGGTGTTCGGCGCGATCATGCCGGCTTTCGTCGGCTTCGCGAACTGGATGATTCCGCTGCAGATCGGCGCGTCGGACATGGCCTTCGCGCGGATGAACAACTTCAGCTTCTGGCTGCTGCCGGTTGCAGCGTGTCTGCTGGTCGGCTCGTTCTTCGTGCCCGGTGGCGCGACGGCCGCGGGCTGGACGCTGTACGCGCCGCTCTCCACGCAAATGGGCCCGGGCATGGACTTCGCGATCTTCGCGGTCCACATCATGGGTGCCTCGTCGATCATGGGCGGTATCAATATCGTCGTGACGATCCTGAATCTGCGCGCGCCCGGCATGACGCTGATGAAGATGCCGATGTTCGTGTGGACGTGGCTCATCACCGCGTATCTGCTGATCGCCGTGATGCCTGTGCTTGCAGGCGCGATCACGATGATCCTGTTCGATCGCCACTTCGGTACGTCGTTTTTCAACGCGGCAGGCGGCGGCGACCCGGTCATGTACCAGCACATCTTCTGGTTCTTCGGTCACCCCGAGGTGTACATCATGATCTTGCCGGCGTTCGGGATCGTGTCGCAGGTGATCCCGGCGTTCGCGCGCAAGCCGCTGTTCGGCTATAGCTCGATGGTCTATGCAACGGCGTCGATCGCGATCCTCTCGTTCATGGTCTGGGCGCACCACATGTTCGCCACGGGCATGCCGGTCACGGGCCAGCTGTTCTTCATGTACGCCACGATGCTGATCGCCGTGCCGACGGGCGTGAAGGTGTTCAACTGGGTCGCCACGATGTGGCGCGGTTCGCTCACGTTCGAAACGCCGATGCTGTTCGCGGTGGGCTTCCTGTTCGTGTTCACGTTCGGCGGTCTGACGGGCCTGATGCTCGCGATGGCGCCGCTCGACATCCAGTACCACGGCACCTACTTCGTCGTCGCGCACTTCCACTACGTGCTGGTGGCGGGGTCGCTGTTCGGGCTCTTCGCGGGCTGGTATTACTGGTCGCCGAAATGGACCGGCTGGATGTACAACGAGACGCGCGGCAAGATCCACTTCTGGTCGTCGCTGTTCTTCTTCAACCTCGCGTTCCTGCCGATGCACTTCGTCGGTCTCGCCGGTATGCCGCGTCGCTATGCCGACTATCCGGCGCAGTTCACCGACTGGAACCAGGTGATTACCATCGGCGCGTTCGGCTTCGGTCTCGCGCAGGTGTATTTCCTGTTCGCGGTCGCGCTGCCTGCCTATCGCGGCGGCGGCGACCTCGAAAAGGCGAGCGACAAGCCGTGGGAAGGCGCGACGGGCCTCGAGTGGACGGTGCCGAGCCCGGCTCCTTTCCACACGTTCGAAAATCCGCCGACGGTCGAATAA
- a CDS encoding ComF family protein codes for MQFALPNLCALCGNMSHKTLCAGCDAAYWNETRLRCTVCAFPLATGSSRRTGVARYLCATCRAEPPPFDATFALADYRAPLDALALGLKFRARLMLAREFASRLATLAGDALDGMQRPDVVAPVPLAHRRLVERGYNQAWEIARPFANALRVPADATLIRRIVETAPQSRLDLNARRQNVGRAFALTRPVTGLHVALVDDVMTTGATLEALAHMLKAAGARRVTNFVVLRTPKH; via the coding sequence CTGCAGTTCGCGCTACCCAATCTGTGCGCGTTGTGCGGCAATATGTCGCATAAAACGTTGTGTGCGGGCTGCGACGCAGCGTACTGGAACGAAACGCGTCTGCGCTGCACGGTTTGTGCGTTTCCGCTAGCCACAGGCTCATCGCGCCGCACCGGCGTCGCGCGCTATCTATGCGCGACCTGTCGGGCCGAGCCGCCGCCATTCGATGCGACGTTCGCGCTCGCCGATTACCGTGCGCCACTCGATGCGCTTGCGCTCGGTCTCAAGTTTCGCGCGCGTCTGATGCTTGCACGCGAATTCGCGTCGCGCCTCGCGACGCTCGCCGGCGATGCACTCGATGGCATGCAGCGGCCCGACGTCGTCGCGCCGGTTCCGCTCGCGCACAGGCGGCTCGTCGAACGCGGCTACAACCAGGCGTGGGAGATCGCGCGGCCGTTCGCCAACGCTTTGCGCGTACCGGCGGACGCGACGCTGATTCGCCGCATCGTCGAGACCGCGCCGCAATCGCGGCTCGATCTGAACGCGCGCCGGCAAAACGTCGGGCGAGCGTTTGCGCTGACCAGACCCGTGACAGGCCTGCACGTTGCGCTCGTCGACGATGTGATGACGACCGGCGCCACGCTCGAAGCGCTCGCTCATATGCTGAAAGCGGCCGGCGCACGCCGCGTGACGAATTTCGTCGTCCTCCGTACGCCGAAACACTAG
- a CDS encoding cytochrome oxidase small assembly protein has protein sequence MTRKPPKRRTPEEIRAGTRRLGLILSAIAVAFFVAAFVKQIWFS, from the coding sequence ATGACGCGAAAACCACCGAAGAGGCGTACTCCCGAGGAAATTCGCGCAGGCACCCGGCGGCTTGGCCTGATCCTGTCTGCCATTGCGGTCGCATTTTTCGTGGCGGCCTTTGTCAAGCAGATCTGGTTTTCGTAG
- a CDS encoding NAD(P)H-dependent glycerol-3-phosphate dehydrogenase, which produces MKVAVLGAGAWGTALAGHLARRHDTVLWARDGALVAELASTHQNARYLAGVALPAALRYEAGLSAALDHALADDALCVVATPVAGLRALLRAMHDAQRVPANVVWLCKGFEADTQLMPHQVVAQELAGHPSNGVLSGPSFAREVAQNLPVALTVASASARCRERTLAAFHHGAMRIYTGDDVVGVEVGGAVKNVLAIATGIADGLGLGLNARAALITRGLAEMTRLGVTLGGRAETFTGLTGLGDLILTATGDLSRNRTVGMQLASGRSLADILGALGHVAEGVRCAQAVLSIARAHAIDMPITQAVCAVLFDAVAPRDAVSALLRRDAKAE; this is translated from the coding sequence ATGAAGGTCGCTGTACTGGGCGCCGGCGCATGGGGCACCGCGCTCGCCGGGCATCTGGCGAGGCGGCACGACACGGTGCTGTGGGCGCGCGATGGCGCGCTTGTCGCCGAACTTGCGTCGACGCATCAGAACGCCCGCTATCTGGCGGGCGTTGCTTTGCCTGCGGCGCTTCGTTACGAAGCCGGTCTGTCCGCGGCGCTCGATCATGCGCTTGCCGACGACGCGCTCTGCGTCGTTGCGACGCCCGTCGCCGGCTTGCGGGCGTTGCTTCGCGCGATGCACGACGCGCAGCGCGTGCCTGCGAACGTCGTCTGGCTGTGCAAAGGCTTCGAAGCCGATACGCAATTGATGCCGCATCAGGTCGTCGCGCAGGAACTGGCCGGCCATCCGAGCAACGGCGTGCTGTCGGGACCGAGTTTTGCGCGCGAAGTCGCTCAGAACCTGCCGGTTGCATTGACGGTGGCGAGCGCGTCGGCCAGGTGTCGCGAACGCACGCTTGCCGCGTTTCACCATGGCGCGATGCGCATCTATACCGGCGACGACGTAGTCGGCGTCGAAGTGGGCGGCGCGGTGAAGAACGTGCTCGCGATCGCAACCGGCATTGCCGACGGATTGGGCCTCGGGCTCAACGCGCGTGCCGCATTGATCACGCGCGGGCTCGCTGAAATGACGCGCCTTGGCGTGACCCTTGGTGGTCGTGCGGAAACGTTCACGGGCCTCACGGGCCTCGGCGATCTGATCCTGACGGCGACCGGCGATTTGTCGCGCAATCGCACGGTCGGCATGCAACTCGCGTCGGGCCGCTCGCTGGCCGATATTCTCGGCGCACTCGGTCATGTGGCCGAAGGCGTGCGCTGCGCGCAAGCGGTGCTGTCGATCGCACGCGCGCACGCGATCGACATGCCGATCACGCAAGCCGTGTGTGCGGTGCTGTTCGATGCAGTGGCGCCGCGCGACGCGGTCAGCGCATTGTTGCGCCGCGACGCGAAAGCGGAGTAG